The nucleotide window GAGGCGTCCGGCACGTAGATCACCGGGCCGTCATAGTGCGGCGCGATCTTCACGGCCGTGTGCACGCGCGAGGTCGTGGCGCCGCCGATGAGCAGCGGAATGTTGCGCAGACGGAAGTACTCGTCGCGCTGCATTTCCGAGGCCACGTAGGCCATCTCTTCGAGACTCGGCGTGATAAGACCCGACAGGCCGATGATGTCCGCGCCTTCCGCCTTCGCTTTGGCGAGAATCTCGGCGCACGGCACCATCACGCCCATGTTCACAACTTCGAAGTTGTTGCACTGGAGCACCACGGTCACGATGTTCTTGCCGATGTCGTGCACATCGCCCTTGACCGTGGCGATCACGATCTTGCCCTTCGAGCGCACGTCTTCACCGGCGGCGGCCATGCGCGCCTTTTCTTCTTCGATGAACGGCACCAGGTGAGCCACGGCCTGCTTCATCACGCGGGCGCTCTTGACCACCTGCGGCAGGAACATCTTGCCGGCGCCGAACAGGTCGCCGACCACGTTCATGCCGTCCATGAGCGGGCCTTCGATGACCTGAATCGGACGGCCACCGGCGGCGTCGATCTTCTGGCGCACTTCTTCCGTGTCTTCGACGATGAAGTTCGTGATGCCGTGCACCAGCGCATGTGCCAGACGGGCTTCGACCGGTTGATTACGCCACTCGAGATTCTCTTCGCGCTTTTGCGCGCCGCCCTTGAAGCGGTCGGCGATTTCCAGCAGACGCTCGGTGCTGTCGTCGCGGCGATTGAGCACCACGTCTTCCACGCGTTCGCGCAGTTCTGGGTCGAGGTTTTCGTACACGCCGAGCTGGCCGGCGTTCACGATGCCCATGTCCATACCCGCCTGAATCGCGTGATACAGGAACACGGTGTGAATGGCTTCGCGCACGAGGTCGTTGCCCCGGAACGAGAACGACACGTTCGACACGCCGCCGCTGATCTTGGCACCCGGCAGGTGTTCCTTGATCCAGCGCGTGGCGTTGATGAAGTCGACCGCGTAGTTGTTGTGCTCTTCGATGCCGGTGGCGACTGCGAAGATGTTCGGATCGAAGATGATGTCTTCGGGCGGGAAGCCGATTTCGTCGACCAGCACGCGATAGCTGCGCTGGCAGATTTCGGTCTTGCGCGCGTAGGTGTCGGCCTGCCCCTTCTCGTCGAACGCCATCACGACAGCGGCGGCACCATAGCGGCGGATGCGCTTCGCGTGATGCAGGAACGCTTCCTTGCCTTCCTTGAGCGAGATCGAGTTGACGATGGCCTTACCCTGCACGCACTTCAGACCCGCTTCGATGACTTCCCATTTCGACGAGTCGATCATGATCGGCACGCGCGCGATATCGGGCTCGGAGGCGATCAGATTCATAAAGCGCACCATGGCCGCCTTCGAATCCAACATGGCTTCGTCCATGTTGATGTCGATGACCTGCGCGCCGTTTTCGACCTGCTGACGCGCTACCGCGAGCGCTTCGTCGAACTGGCCGTTCAGGATCATGCGCGCGAACGCCTTGGAGCCGGTAACGTTGGTCCGCTCACCGACGTTCACGAAGAGCGTGCCCTCGCCGATATTGAAGGGCTCGAGGCCGGACAGGCGCATCGGTTGCACGTTGGGCGTTTGGCTCATGCTGCATCATCCTCATCATTGCGGTACTGTGCCGGCCAGCGGCGCGGCTTGACGTCGGCGAGTGCCTTGGCGATCTCGGCGATGTGTTCGGGCGTGGTGCCGCAGCAGCCACCGGCCAGATTCACGAGGCCGGCCTGCGCGAATTCTTTCAACAGGCCCGAGGTCACGTCCGGCGTCTCGTCGAAGCCGGTGTCGCTCATCGGGTTGGGCAACCCCGCGTTCGGATACACCGACACGTAGGTGTTGCACAGCTTGGCCAGCTCAGCGATGTACGGACGCATGAGCGTGGCGCCCAGCGCACAGTTCAGGCCGAACGTGAGCGGGCGGGCGTGGCGCAGCGAGTTCCAGAACGCTTCGACGGTCTGGCCCGACAAAATGCGGCCGGAGGCATCGGTGACGGTGCCCGAGATCATGATCGGCAGCACTTCGCCGGTGTCTTCGAACAGCTCGTCGATGGCGAAGAGTGCGGCCTTGGCGTTGAGCGTGTCGAAAATCGTTTCCACGAGGAACAGGTCGACGCCGCCTTCCATCAGCGATTTGGCCTGCGCGTAATAGGTGTCGCGCAACTGGTCGAAGTCGACGTTGCGTGCGCCCGGGTCGTTCACGTCGGGGCTGATGCTCGCGGTCTTGGGCGTCGGGCCAATGGCCCCGGCGGCAAAGCGCGGCTTGTCCGGCGTGCTGTAGGCATCGCAGGCTTCACGCGCCAGACGTGCCGACTCGCGGTTCATCTCGTCGGCCAGATGCTCCATGTGATAGTCGCTCTGCGCGACCGTCGTCGCCCCGAAGGTGTTCGTCTCGAGGATGTCGGCGCCGGCAGCGAGGTACTTGCGGTGAATTTCGCTGATCACATCGGGGCGCGTGAGCGAGAGCAACTCGTTGTTGCCCTTCACGTCGTGCGCGAAGTCGGCAAAGCGCTCGCCGCGATACTGTGCCTCGTCCAACTTATAGCGCTGGATCATCGTCCCCATCGCGCCGTCCAGAATCAGGATGCGCGATTCGAGCAACGCCGGCAGTGCTTGCCCACGGGTGTAGCGAAGCGTCGGCGGCTGTACGGTGGCGGCCGGCGTGGTGCCAGCGCCAGCGTTGGCGGTGGAGGGGGAAACGGTGGTCATGACGAGCGTCGCCTTGGCGTGGCCGGAAAACCTATAATTGTAATGGTTTTTGCGCATCCCGCTCGCTCGCGGGCCGCGCCGGGCGGGCGCCGGACGCCTCGCACATGCCCTTGCGGTGACTTGAGCTTCTGCCCGCAAGGCGACTTGAAACATTCACCTTCTACCCCGACGACATGGAATTCCTGCTCCCGAGTGCTGCCAACAAGTTTCTGCAAGCCAACGCCAATGCGCTGTTCGTCGACTGCCGCAGCGAGATGGAGTACCTGTTCGTCGGGCATCCGGCGGGGGCCATTCACGTGGCCTGGAACGACGGCCCGGACTGGGAGATCAACCCGCACTTCGTGCAAAGCGTGCGCAAGCTGGCAGGCGCCGGCGGTGACCGGCCCGTCGTGCTGATCTGCCGCAGCGGCAACCGGAGTTCGGCCGCGGGCGAGGCGCTCGAAGCGGCAGGCTTCCTGAATGTCTACGGGGTGCTGCACGGCTTTGAAGGCGATTTGAACGCCACCCACCACCGCAATGCCGTGAACGGCTGGCGCTTCGACGGGCTGGCGTGGGAGCAGTGCTGAAGTGATGAAGCAACTCTGACATCGCAGCAAGCTTCGCTGGAATGAAAAAACCCTCGCTATGCGAGGGTTTTTCGTCTGGCGGCACCGCGTACGGTGTTTGCGTCAGTGGAGCACGACCGGGTTCGTCATGAAGGTGTCGAACTGACCGAGGAATTCATCGACTTCGTCCTCGGAAGGTTCGCTGGCGATCAACTTCTGCACTTCTTCACGGAATTGCCGGGCAAGCGAGCCGTCGAGAAAAATTTCACGGCCAGCGGTTTTGTCCACGATTTCATACCCACCCGCAGACAGCGAGTGACTGCCGTTATCGGCTGAAAACTCGACGACATAGTAATTCGGGCTGTTGTAAATCATGAGCATGGCAACTCTCCTGGTGTTCCTGCATGGTCCTTGGTAACCCACATAGGGGCGACGCGGCGCGATTTCAAGAGGTATGACCCCATGATTCGCTTATCGGCACACCGGCTGACGAATTCAATGGTTTTGGTCCTCCTTATCGACAAGTTCCACAATTTCAGGAAGTCCCCTGCTTTGTGCAGGTTCAAACGTTAGATGCGGCCCCCTGCAAAAACGTTGCAACCGCATTAGTTACCAACTGTTTCTGCTCCACGATCGATAGGTGGGCGGCGTCGGGCACGATCTCCAACTGCGCCCCCGCAATGCCTTCGGCGATCCGGCGGGCCACGGCGGGTGGCGTACTCGGGTCGTTCTCGCCGACGATGACCAAGGTCGGCAGGGCGATTTCGGACAAGCGTGCCCGCACGTCGAACGCGGCGAGGGCCTCGCACGAGGCGGCAAAGCCCTCCGGGTTGGTATGCGCGACCAGATGGCGGATGCGTTCGGTCACTTCCGGTTCGTGCTTGCGAAAGCGTTTGCCGAGCCAGCGCTCCATGGTGCCTTCGGCCAGTGCTTTCATGCCGCCGTCGCGGGCCTTGAGCGCGCGCTCCCGAAAGAGCGCTGCGTCGGCTTTGTCGTAGCCCGACGTCGTGTCGATTAGCGTGAGGCTGTCGATGCGCTCGGGCGCGTCGAGCGCGAGCTGCTGCGCGACGGCACCGCCCATCGAGATGCCTACGAAATGCGTACTCGGGATTTCCAGCGAATTGAGCAGGGCGGCCGCGTCGGCGGCCAACTGCCCGATGGTGTAGGGGCCATGCGGCGCGTCGCTCTGGCCGTGGCCGCGGCTGTCGTAGCGCAGGACCCGGAAGTGCGCGGCGAGGGTCGGCACGAGGTCGTCCCAGACCGTGAGGTCCGCCCCCAACGGATGCGCCAGTGTCAGCCACGGTCCGTGGCCGTCCACCGCGTAATGAAGCGATACGCCGTTAGCACTTACTTTCATCGTGTTCGGCCCTTTATCGTCAATCCCGTGGGATGTTTCTGATTATGTCAGGAACGTTGAACTTATGCTCATCGAATCGTAGCAGTGCGGCAACAGATCGTCCGACAAGCCGCATCAATCCTAGATCACTCGATGATCTAAACAATATTGAGTCGCTAGTTTGGGACGAAGTGTCGCGAATGTCAGGCGCGGCAGGGCGCGTCAGGGCTGCGTCTTCTGCGTGAAGATCAGTTCGAACTCGTTGCCCGAGGGCTCGACCTGCTTCACCCGCACGGGCAGCCAGTCGAGCGACGGGGCGAGCCAGATGTCGACGCGCCGCCCGTCGCCGTCGCGGCGCGGCAGACGCGTGAAGTGGCGGGTTTCGAGATACCCCTGCGGCGTTTGCAGCGTCTCGCTGCCGACGTACTGCACTGGCCACACCTCGCTGCTGTCGGTATCGACGACCGTGAACTCGTGCGTGACGCCGACTTGCGTGTAGCGCTCCGGGTTGCCGCGCGCGTAGGCGGCTAACTGCATCATCACGCTGAAGCGATCCTGCGCGCCGGGGGCGAGCGGCACCGACTGGCCCGAGCGCGAGAACGACAGCGTTGGCGTGCCGTCGCGGTGGAAATCGGTGGTGTATTCGGCGCGGCGTCCGCGTTTTTCCACATAACGAGATGGGGCGATGCCGTTGGCGTCGTAGCCGCCTTCGCTGATGAATTCAAACGTGCCGAAGAAGATGATCGGCACCGCGACGCGCAACTGATAGTGGCCGTTGTTGTTGACCCAGTGCAGCTCGCCGGTTTGGTTGCGCACGCCGTTCATGAGGGCGTCGTACGTGAGCGTGACCGAGGGCGGCGGGTCGAACTTGTCGCCGTTGGCGGCGGCGGCCGTCAGTGCCGGGCCGGGTGGCTGCGGGACGCTGGCGCCGCTGGCCGGGCCGCCGGGCGTGTTGCCTTCGCCGGCTTCCGTGGTGGAAGCGGCCTGCGGCCCCGGGGCGTCTGTCGTTTCCGGAGCGGCGAGCGTGTCGGGGCGTGCGGGCGGCGCGCTGGGTTTCGGGCGCGGTTTGGGGGCCGGTTTCGGCTCGGGCGGCGCAGGCGGTGCGGGCGGCGCTACGGGCTTGAGCGGAATCAGCGTAATCGGAATGCTCGGAATCGGCGTGTCGTCGAGTGTCGTGCGATGCACGGCCACCCAGAGCGCGATGAGCACGTGCACGGCAAACACCGCCAGCACCACCGAGACCCACAGCAGCCAGCGCCTGCGGGGCCGCGCAGGCGGCGTCGGACCGGCTGGCGCCCGGGTGGCGGCGTCGGCAGGGGCATCGGGCGCAGCTTGGCGAGGCGGGCGGTTGGCTGGCAATGACACGAATCAGTAGGCCGGAACGACGGAACGACGGAACGTCGGGAAGTCAGGACGTCAGCATCTCATATTGCGTTGCATCTGGTTCGACCGATGCGTCCGTCTCCGGTTCGGCACGATGACCGTGCATGCATTGCCCGTTATTACGCCGGTCATGTCCCGGCCGGATGCCGGGGCGCGTGCGCCTGTCCGAGATCGGCCGACAGTTGTTGCGCCAGCGTGCGCAGGGCCGTGTCGATCGGACCGCCCCAACTCGCGTCGAAGCGGCTTTCGGGGCCCAGCGCCATGAGGCCCATCACCAACTGTCCTGTTGCGTCGAACACGGGCATGCAGAAGGCGTTCACCGACGGCAGCACCGTGCCCTCCACGCGGGCGGCCCGGTGGGCGCGCACGTCATCGAGCACGGCATCGTACTCAGCGCGTGTGGCAGGCAGATGATGGCGCGACGCGTGTTGCAGGGTGGCCAGTGCGGTATCGATGAGCGGTGCCGTCTGACGGGCGGGCAGATAGGCGGCGAAGAGGCGCCCCGCGGCCGATTCGAGCATCGGCATTACATCGCCCAAGCGCAGCGGTACGCGCATCGGGAAAGTCGAATCGAGCCAATGGACGACGGTGGGTCCGGAGTTTCCCCAGACGGCGATGCCCACCGTCTGGTCGATGGCGTCGCGCAATTCGCCCAGCGCAAAGCGCGCCGCCTTGAAGGCGTCGATGCGGGCCAGATGCGCAAGCCCCATGCGCAGCGAGAACGGGCCGAGGTCGTAGCGTCCGCTCACGGGGTCTTGCACGATGAGGCCGAGCCGCTGGAAGCTCACGAGATAGCGATGTGCCTTGGCCGGATTCATGTCGGCCGCGTGAGCGAGATCGCGCAGCATCATCGCGTTCGAGGCTTCGGTCAGTACCTCGATGAGGCGAAAGCCCACTTCGATCGATTGAATGCCCGAGCGCGCCTTCTCCTCTTCGGGGGCGGCGCTCGCATCGTCGGCGCGATCGGCTTGATCGACGTGATCGACGTCGTCGGCAAGGTCAGTGCTTTTGGCGCTACGGGTGTCCGCAGTCTTGGTTTTCATGTCTCTGTTTTCCTCGTCGCGGTGGCTGTGCGAGGTGGCCACCGGTGCTGCCCGCGCGATTTCCCCGGATTTTCGAGGGGCGGCGCGGGCGATGCCCTCAGGTAGAATCGTCGGCTTCACGCGCCATTCTATCGGGCCTGAGACCGCCCGCAGACACCATCACATGAAACTCGCTACCCGTAAGGACGGCACGCGCGACGGTCAACTGATCGTCGTGTCGCGCGATCTGTCGAGCGCTTGCATTGCCGACGCTGTGGCCCCCACGCTGCAACGCGTGCTCGACGACTGGACTTTCTACGCGCCGCAACTGCAAGCGCTGTACGACGCGCTCAATCACCACCGGGCCCGCAACACCTTCGCGTTCGACCCGGCCGACTGCATGGCGCCGCTGCCGCGCGCCTATCAGTGGGCGGACGGTTCGGCCTATGTGAACCACGTCGAACTGGTGCGCAAGGCGCGCGGTGCCGACATGCCCCCCGAGTTCTGGACCGACCCGCTCATGTATCAGGGCGGCAGCGACGACTTCATCGGGCCGACGCAAGACATCGTGTGTGCGTCGGAAGACTTCGGCATCGACTTCGAGGCCGAAGTTGCCGTGATCACGTCCGACGTGCCGATGGGCGCTAGCCCGGCGCGCGCGCTCGAAGGCGTGCGCCTGCTGATGCTGGTCAACGACGTGAGCCTGCGTAACCTCATTCCGGCCGAGCTGGCCAAGGGTTTCGGCTTCTTCCAGAGCAAGCCGGCCACGGCGTTCTCGCCGGTCGCCATCACGCCCGACGAACTGGGCGACGCGTGGCGCGGCGGGCGGGTTCATCGTCCGTTGACGGTGAAGTGGAACGACAAGAAGTACGGCGCTCCGGAATGTGGCGAAGACATGGTGTTCGACTTCGGCCAGTTGGTGGCGCACGTGTGCAAGACGCGCAATGCGCGCGCGGGCACCATCGTCGGCTCGGGCACGATCTCGAACAAGGATCGCAGCCGGGGCAGCGCGTGCATTGCCGAGAAGCGCATGCTCGAGACCATCGAGAAGGGCGCACCCGAGACGCAGTTCATGCGCTATGGCGATCGTGTCCGTATCGAGATGTTCGACGCGCAGGGCAAGTCGATCTTCGGCGCCATCGATCAGGCCGTGGCGCCGCTCGACGAGTAACTCGCGGGTTGCGGTTGGTTGCGGGTGGTTACCGGCGGGTGTCTCAGCGCACTCGCCGGCCGATCCAGACGCGTCGAAAGTCACCGGCATAGGGTGAACCCGGATATGGCTGGCAATTCTGGCTCCGCTATTCTTTGTCTCCTTGAGTCGGTTCGTACCCCTACCGGGATAACGGGCTGGCTCTGACTTTCGCCGGCGCGGCGCGAGGTGTCCGTCCCGGGCCTTTGCGCAAGAAAACAACACAGCGCGGGCTCGACCAGAATTGGATTGGAGACTTTTCATGCGAAACCCCGTGCGCACTGCACTGCTGGGCGCGATGTTGCTGGCGTTGGCCGGTGGTGCCGCCGCTCAGGTGAAGATCGGCGTGAGCATTTCGCTCACCGGCCCGGCCGCCTCGCTCGGCATTCCCGCGCGCAACACCATCACCATGCTGCCGACCGAAATCGGCGGCCAGAAGGTCGACTACATCATTCTCGACGACGCCTCGGACACCACGACCGCCGTCCAGAACACCAAGAAGCTCATTTCCGAGAACCACGTCGACGCCATCATCGGCTCGTCGATCACCCCGAACACGCTGGCCATGCTCGACGTGATCGCCAGCGGCACCACGCCCACGATCTCGCTCGCCTCGTCCGCGCGCATCATCGAACCGGTCGATGCCAAGCGCTACTGGATGTTCAAGACGCCGCAGACCGACGCGCAGATGGCCTCCGCCATTGCCGAGCATGCGAGCCGGCATGGCGTGAAGACGATGGCCTTCATCGGTCAGGGCGACGCGCTGGGCGAAGCGTTCTATGACGAAGTTGCCAAGTTCGCCGCGCTGCAAAAGATCAAGATGGTCGCCAACGAGCGTTTTGCGCGTACCGACCCGAGCGTGACCGGTCAGATCCTGAAGATCATGGCCGCCAACCCCGATGCCGTCGTCGTGGGCGCTGCCGGTACCCCGGCCGCATTGCCGCCGAAGGCACTGGCCGAGCGCGGCTATAAGGGCCTCGTGTACCACAACCACGGCGTGGGCAATAACGACTTCCTGCGCGTTTGCGGCAAGGATTGCAACAACACGTACCTGCCGGCCAGCCCGGTGCTGGTGGCTTCGCAACTGCCGGCCGATCACCCGGCCAAGACGGTCGCGCTCGACTACATCAAGAAGTACGAAGCCAAGTACGGTGCGGGCACCGTGGCGGCGTTCGGTTCGTATGCATGGGATGCTGGCATTCTGCTGCAACGCGCGATTCCGATCGCTGTGCAAAAGGCCAAGCCGGGCACGCCGGAATTCCGCAAGGCACTGCGCGACGCGCTCGAACAGAGCAAGGAAGTGCATGTCACGAATGGCGTGATCAACATGAGCACGACCGATCACCTGGGGCTCGACCAGCGCGCCCGTGTGATGGTCAAGATCGAAAACGGCAAGTGGCTGCTGGCCCAGTGACCGGCGCGCTGACCTGAAAAGCATTGATGACCGTCGGCGGTGCCGGGTTCGCCCGATGCCGTCGTTTTTCCAATCCCCGCCTGTGCGGGGATGTTTTTTTTGGAGCGGTAGACCATGTCGCAAGACCCCTATCAACACTATTCGTCGCTGCAATTCAAGCGGCATCCGAACGGCGTGCTCGAAGTCATCATGGGCGCGGGCGCGAACAAGAGCGGCCTGTCGACCGCCGACCATCACATGCATCGCGAACTGGCCGACGTGTGGCGTGATATCGATCGTGACCCTGATACGCGCGCCGTGGTGATTCGCGGTGAGGGCAAGGGCTTTTCGGGCGGTGGCGACCTGTCGCTCGTCGAAGACATGGCCGACAACTTCGACGTGCGTGCCCGCGTGTGGCGCGAGGCCCGCGATCTCGTCTACAACGTGATCAACTGCAGCAAGCCCATCGTCTCGGCGATGCACGGCCCGGCCGTGGGCGCGGGGCTGGTGGCCGGACTGCTGGCGGACATCTCGATTGCGGCGAAGACTGCGCGCATCATCGACGGTCACACGCGTCTTGGCGTGGCGGCGGGGGACCATGCGGCGATCGTCTGGCCGCTGCTGTGCGGCATGGCGAAGGCGAAGTACTACCTGTTGCTGTGCGAGCCCGTATCGGGCGAAGAAGCCGAGCGCATCGGGCTGGTATCGCTGACCGTGGACGAAGCCGATCTGTTGCCCAAGGCGTTCGAAGTGGCCGACAAGCTCGCGCGCGGTTCGACCACGGCGATTCGCTGGACCAAGTACGCGCTCAACAACTGGTTGCGCAGCGCTGGGCCGTCGTTCGATGCGTCACTTGCGCTGGAATTCATGGGCTTTGCCGGGCCCGATGTGCGTGAGGGTATTGCGTCCCTGCGTGAGCGCCGTGCGCCTGATTACAGCGGCGATGCACCGTTCTGAGGGTTGATGACGGCGGGCGGCCGAGCGATATCTGCCGTAAGAATTGCCGGGCCGGAACGCGGTGCGGCAGCCCTCGTCTGACATACGATTCACGCAGGCTCGGCGTATGATCCATAACAACACGCGGTAAATGCGCGGGCGGGCCGTCTGCCTGCCGGATTTACCTGCTTCATGACCCTGACAGCGCGGTGCAAGTGGTTCTGCCGCCGACCGTGACCGGAGATCAAGATGAGCGATTCGACGAGTGCCATGCCCAACGGCTTCGACATTCTCAAGAAGATGTGGGAGGCGTTCAGTCCGCCCGCGACCTTTACGTCGCCGCTCACGCAGCTGATGCAGAGTGCCGCGCCGCTGCTCGATCCGAACGAGATCGAAAACCGGATTGCCGAAATGCGCGCCGTCGAACAATGGCTCACGCTCAACCTGAACGTGCTGCGCTCGACGATTCAGGCCTTCGAAGTGCAGCGCGCCACCTATGCCACGCTGCGGGCGTTTGGCAATGGCGGATTCGGCGCCGCGCCGTCGGGTGAGCCGGCGGGCTTCTCGCCGGCGGCTGCTGGGGCGGCGGGCGCCGAGCAGGCCGCGTCGGCTTTCTCGCAATTCGCACAAGCCGGTGGCAACTTCTGGCGTTCCCCGTTTGCTGGCTCGGAACCGGCACAAGACGTCGAATCGCAGGCGCATGCCCCTGCGCCGGAACCCGAACCGGAGCCCGAACCGGAACCGGAGGCGGCTGAGACGGCCAACGAGTCGCAGCAGGGCGGGCAGAGTGCAGTGGGCGCCGAATCGCCGTTTGCGCAGGCGAGCAACGCCTACGGCGCCCTCGACCCATCGATGTGGTTCAACGCCATGCGTGCGCAGTTCGACCAGATCGCTGCGGCAGCGCAAGCGGCGGGCGTATCGGCCACGCATATGACGGAAGCGGCCGCCGCCCAGATGTCCGAAGCGGCAGCCAGCGCGACGCAGGCGACGCAAGCGGCAACAAAGGCCGCGACGCAGGCCGCCACTGATGCGGCCAAGGCTGCCTCGGGTCGAACGGCACCTGCCGCTGGAAAGACCGCGAGCAAGACGGCGGCAAGCAAGACAGCCGCACGCAAGCCATCGAAGCAGACCGCATCCGCTGGCGGCGCGAAGACCTCGACCAAGGCACCGGCTAAGTCAGCGAAGGCGGCGAAGGCTGCGCCCTCCGCCAAGACCAGTAAAGCGCCGGGCAAAGTACCGCCGGCGGTGAAGTCGGCCGAGGCCAAGACGTCGGCTAAGAACGCCGTCAAGGCACCGGCGAAACGTGCTGGCAAAACCACACCGTGGGCTTGGTGAGACCGCTTAGACCGCTTAGACCGCTTAGGCAGCTTAGGCAGCGTAAGTGGCGTTGGACAGACACCCACGGCCGGGCGGGATAACAACAACAGGGAGGCACCCCATGATTTCAGGCGAACGTACCGGACTCGTCTTGATGGGGGGCGGCGCGCGTGCCGCGTATCAGGTGGGTGTGCTCGCGGCGATTGCCGCCATCCAGCGCGAAGTGTTGCCGTCGCGACGCGCGATCCCTTTTCCGATTGTCTGTGGCACCTCCGCCGGCGCGATCAACGCGGCGGCGTTGGCCTCGCATGCCGACGACTTCCAGCATGGCGTGATGAAACTCGACGCCGTGTGGCGCCAGTTCCACGCGGGGCAGGTGTTTCGTGCCGACTCACTCGGCATGGCAGGCACCGGTGCCCGTTGGCTCGCTGCGCTGTCGCTGGGTTGGGCGCTGCGCCGTTCGCCGCGCTCGTTGTTCGATTGGTCGCCACTTGCCGAGATGCTGCGCAACGCGATCCGTCTCGAACGGTTGCCTGAAGTCTTTGCCAGTGGCGCGTTATCGGCGTTGTCGGTGACCGCGTTGTCGTATTCGTCGGGCAAGCACGTCACGTTCTACCAGAGCGGTGAGCCGATCCAGCCTTGGAAGCGCTCGCTGCGGCTCGCGCGTGCCGTACCGCTGACCGTCGAACACTTGCTGGCATCGAGTGCGATTCCGTTTCTCTTTCCCGCGATCGAACTCGACCTCGATGGTCAGCCCGAGTATTTCGGGGATGGCTCGATGCGTCAGATCGCACCGCTCAGTCCGCCGATTCATCTGGGGGCCACGCGCATCCTGATCATCGGTGCGGCGCATGGGCAATATGGTCTCGACAGCAGTGGCGAGCGCATCGCCGGTTATCCGAGTCTCGCGCAGATCGGTGGTCAGGCGCTCGCGAGCGTGTTCATCGACGGGTTGTCCGCCGACCTCGAACGTCTGCAACACATCAACAACGTGCTGCGGCACGTGCCGGCGGCGCAGCGCGAATCGAGCGGCTGGCGGCCGATAGAGACGCTGGTGATTTCGCCGAGTCAGCGGCTGGAGCCGATTGCGTCGCGGCATCTGCAACAATTGCCGCGCGCCGTGCGCACCATGCTGGGCGCGATTGGCGCGGATGAGGCGCGTGGCGCGGCGTTCGCAAGTTATCTGTTGTTCGAGTCTTCGTACACGCAGGAGTTGATCGCCTTGGGCGAGGCCGATGCTTACGCGCAGCGCGACGCCATTGCGGCGTGGCTGGTGGCCGAAGCCGACGGCACGAGCCCGCTCGACAGCGTGGAAGCGGGGGCCGTGGGCGGCG belongs to Pandoraea norimbergensis and includes:
- a CDS encoding ABC transporter substrate-binding protein, with product MRNPVRTALLGAMLLALAGGAAAQVKIGVSISLTGPAASLGIPARNTITMLPTEIGGQKVDYIILDDASDTTTAVQNTKKLISENHVDAIIGSSITPNTLAMLDVIASGTTPTISLASSARIIEPVDAKRYWMFKTPQTDAQMASAIAEHASRHGVKTMAFIGQGDALGEAFYDEVAKFAALQKIKMVANERFARTDPSVTGQILKIMAANPDAVVVGAAGTPAALPPKALAERGYKGLVYHNHGVGNNDFLRVCGKDCNNTYLPASPVLVASQLPADHPAKTVALDYIKKYEAKYGAGTVAAFGSYAWDAGILLQRAIPIAVQKAKPGTPEFRKALRDALEQSKEVHVTNGVINMSTTDHLGLDQRARVMVKIENGKWLLAQ
- a CDS encoding PhaM family polyhydroxyalkanoate granule multifunctional regulatory protein, giving the protein MSDSTSAMPNGFDILKKMWEAFSPPATFTSPLTQLMQSAAPLLDPNEIENRIAEMRAVEQWLTLNLNVLRSTIQAFEVQRATYATLRAFGNGGFGAAPSGEPAGFSPAAAGAAGAEQAASAFSQFAQAGGNFWRSPFAGSEPAQDVESQAHAPAPEPEPEPEPEPEAAETANESQQGGQSAVGAESPFAQASNAYGALDPSMWFNAMRAQFDQIAAAAQAAGVSATHMTEAAAAQMSEAAASATQATQAATKAATQAATDAAKAASGRTAPAAGKTASKTAASKTAARKPSKQTASAGGAKTSTKAPAKSAKAAKAAPSAKTSKAPGKVPPAVKSAEAKTSAKNAVKAPAKRAGKTTPWAW
- a CDS encoding patatin-like phospholipase family protein, giving the protein MISGERTGLVLMGGGARAAYQVGVLAAIAAIQREVLPSRRAIPFPIVCGTSAGAINAAALASHADDFQHGVMKLDAVWRQFHAGQVFRADSLGMAGTGARWLAALSLGWALRRSPRSLFDWSPLAEMLRNAIRLERLPEVFASGALSALSVTALSYSSGKHVTFYQSGEPIQPWKRSLRLARAVPLTVEHLLASSAIPFLFPAIELDLDGQPEYFGDGSMRQIAPLSPPIHLGATRILIIGAAHGQYGLDSSGERIAGYPSLAQIGGQALASVFIDGLSADLERLQHINNVLRHVPAAQRESSGWRPIETLVISPSQRLEPIASRHLQQLPRAVRTMLGAIGADEARGAAFASYLLFESSYTQELIALGEADAYAQRDAIAAWLVAEADGTSPLDSVEAGAVGGVDMSANSSMASMSPTSADADQPAVGGDAA
- a CDS encoding fumarylacetoacetate hydrolase family protein; this translates as MKLATRKDGTRDGQLIVVSRDLSSACIADAVAPTLQRVLDDWTFYAPQLQALYDALNHHRARNTFAFDPADCMAPLPRAYQWADGSAYVNHVELVRKARGADMPPEFWTDPLMYQGGSDDFIGPTQDIVCASEDFGIDFEAEVAVITSDVPMGASPARALEGVRLLMLVNDVSLRNLIPAELAKGFGFFQSKPATAFSPVAITPDELGDAWRGGRVHRPLTVKWNDKKYGAPECGEDMVFDFGQLVAHVCKTRNARAGTIVGSGTISNKDRSRGSACIAEKRMLETIEKGAPETQFMRYGDRVRIEMFDAQGKSIFGAIDQAVAPLDE
- a CDS encoding enoyl-CoA hydratase/isomerase family protein, whose product is MSQDPYQHYSSLQFKRHPNGVLEVIMGAGANKSGLSTADHHMHRELADVWRDIDRDPDTRAVVIRGEGKGFSGGGDLSLVEDMADNFDVRARVWREARDLVYNVINCSKPIVSAMHGPAVGAGLVAGLLADISIAAKTARIIDGHTRLGVAAGDHAAIVWPLLCGMAKAKYYLLLCEPVSGEEAERIGLVSLTVDEADLLPKAFEVADKLARGSTTAIRWTKYALNNWLRSAGPSFDASLALEFMGFAGPDVREGIASLRERRAPDYSGDAPF